A window of candidate division KSB1 bacterium contains these coding sequences:
- a CDS encoding aminopeptidase → MAKVERAIYKIFFDCFKLTAKDSCLIVVDETTRAMGQLLFNRLKKSRCQAALLEIKTRSSRLGEPSAAIFNIMKQMSAVLAFTGTPMIHTKALKQLCHFGARVLCLYPVTVEGLARAVNTDYEFIDKKSRKLSDLFSIGRCIHLTTEAGTDLTIPISRHKGEANTGIVNSAGMLCSLPSGEANITPNRRETQGVVVVDGSIPGIGVLKQPAVIHIRDGYAYQISGGPELEKLRKILKSFGKTARNVAEFGIGTNPNATLTGDSIEDEKVLGSAHIALGSPDYEGGIMKKYLHIDLVFMKPTVSIDNRIIVENGKILV, encoded by the coding sequence ATGGCAAAAGTAGAGCGAGCGATCTATAAAATTTTCTTTGATTGCTTCAAACTTACTGCGAAAGATTCTTGTTTGATTGTGGTGGACGAGACCACTCGGGCGATGGGGCAGCTATTGTTCAACCGCTTAAAAAAGAGTCGCTGCCAGGCGGCATTGTTGGAAATTAAAACGCGAAGCTCACGGTTAGGTGAGCCATCCGCTGCGATTTTCAATATCATGAAGCAAATGTCGGCTGTCTTGGCGTTCACTGGCACGCCTATGATCCATACAAAGGCACTAAAACAATTATGCCATTTTGGTGCCCGCGTTTTGTGTCTCTATCCCGTCACAGTAGAGGGATTGGCCCGAGCTGTCAATACCGATTATGAATTTATCGACAAGAAAAGCCGAAAGCTTTCGGATCTATTTTCGATTGGCCGATGCATTCATCTGACCACCGAAGCTGGTACTGATCTGACGATCCCAATCTCGCGTCATAAGGGAGAAGCAAATACTGGAATTGTCAACTCGGCAGGGATGCTATGTAGTTTACCTTCTGGGGAAGCGAATATTACGCCCAATCGCCGGGAAACCCAGGGCGTCGTAGTGGTTGATGGTTCGATCCCCGGTATCGGTGTGTTGAAACAACCTGCTGTGATTCACATTCGAGATGGCTATGCCTATCAAATTTCCGGCGGCCCAGAGCTTGAAAAACTCCGCAAGATATTAAAATCGTTTGGCAAAACGGCCAGAAATGTGGCTGAATTTGGCATTGGGACCAATCCGAATGCCACCCTCACTGGCGATTCCATAGAGGATGAAAAAGTGCTCGGCAGCGCCCATATCGCCTTGGGCTCGCCGGATTATGAAGGGGGGATTATGAAAAAATATCTGCACATCGATTTGGTGTTCATGAAACCAACCGTTTCTATCGATAATCGGATCATCGTTGAGAACGGCAAAATTCTGGTCTAG
- a CDS encoding DUF2851 family protein — MQVDDRSPIAEHLIAHLWEQNYFSTIPLRDIHDRPVTIISTGTKNTDAGPDFKGISVKLGDRLYQGDLEIHRAAEDWYQHSHHADPAYNQVIMHLVIGPLKFKDAAVRLDRHPVPVQVFVDLSEDQVRQLAEQYHLYQSIPKQSSRCQLNEKSDDFKMGVIDHFALKRLRDKADRFAEQRETSSWNQILYLGFMEALGYSKNQIPFRRLAQMIPYEAIKRELELARHQNTASRALGLLLGAAGLLPSQDRYFDWRKIKDQDAKAYVTQLEEVWAEISTRLGFQPMRQEEWQFFRMRPSNFPTRRLAGASMILQKFAPEGILETILRILKARAKSDLHRIQQLEALFICRTEGYWANHYRVIDTDASVSDEKFSTLIGKERARDIVINIVLPVLFAYAAETSDSTLSESIVKLYRNYPKFSSNSIIRTMSQRLFRGAKNLNQIITTAAQQQGLIHLYKLFCQRDECERCQQHWSGQNSSTL; from the coding sequence ATGCAGGTTGATGACCGCAGCCCCATCGCCGAGCATCTCATTGCTCATTTATGGGAACAAAATTATTTCTCCACGATTCCGCTGAGAGACATTCATGATCGACCCGTCACTATCATTTCCACAGGGACGAAAAATACCGATGCTGGCCCAGATTTCAAGGGCATTAGTGTGAAATTAGGGGATCGACTTTATCAGGGGGACCTTGAGATCCATCGTGCAGCAGAAGATTGGTATCAGCACAGTCACCACGCAGATCCAGCCTATAACCAGGTCATCATGCATTTGGTCATTGGTCCTCTCAAATTTAAAGATGCAGCAGTCCGTTTGGATCGTCATCCAGTACCAGTTCAGGTGTTTGTGGACCTTAGCGAGGATCAAGTTCGACAATTAGCGGAACAGTACCATCTCTATCAGTCCATCCCCAAGCAGTCATCCCGCTGTCAACTGAACGAAAAATCCGACGATTTTAAAATGGGTGTGATCGACCATTTCGCGTTAAAACGATTGCGCGACAAAGCCGATCGCTTTGCCGAACAACGAGAAACCAGCTCTTGGAATCAAATATTGTATCTTGGTTTCATGGAGGCATTGGGTTATTCAAAGAATCAGATCCCGTTTCGTCGCTTGGCGCAAATGATTCCCTATGAAGCCATCAAGCGAGAATTAGAGCTTGCGCGTCATCAGAATACAGCATCGCGCGCCTTGGGGCTGCTCTTGGGAGCAGCGGGGCTCCTCCCCAGTCAGGATCGATATTTCGATTGGCGAAAGATTAAGGATCAGGACGCGAAAGCATACGTGACACAATTAGAAGAAGTTTGGGCTGAAATCTCTACTCGCTTGGGCTTCCAACCAATGCGCCAAGAGGAATGGCAATTCTTTCGAATGCGACCATCTAATTTTCCAACGCGCCGGTTGGCGGGCGCAAGTATGATTCTCCAAAAATTCGCCCCAGAAGGCATTTTAGAGACCATTCTAAGGATTTTGAAAGCTCGCGCTAAATCCGATCTGCACCGCATCCAACAATTAGAGGCGCTGTTCATCTGTCGCACCGAAGGATATTGGGCCAATCATTATCGGGTGATTGATACAGATGCTTCGGTAAGCGATGAAAAATTTTCCACGCTCATCGGAAAAGAGCGCGCGCGAGACATTGTGATCAATATCGTGCTCCCAGTTTTGTTCGCTTATGCCGCTGAGACTTCGGACTCTACATTGTCAGAATCGATTGTCAAGCTCTATCGGAATTATCCAAAGTTTTCTAGCAATTCCATTATTCGGACCATGAGCCAGCGGTTGTTCCGTGGAGCAAAAAACCTCAATCAGATTATTACAACAGCGGCGCAACAACAAGGATTAATCCATCTCTACAAATTGTTTTGTCAGCGCGATGAGTGCGAACGTTGCCAGCAACATTGGTCGGGTCAAAATTCCAGCACCCTTTGA
- a CDS encoding CapA family protein, with protein sequence MRSHIQNKAFIVLLFLIGCSIIGCTRQKQLNHRSNHDEKGPLALLSDTTASRRMPLEVRNFSSAVSIAAVGDIMLANYTSQYIHIHGLDYPFDSTRSVLLAADIAFGNLEAPFTETGTKFEKTFNFKVPPKFAPSLIHAGFDVVTLANNHILDYGMEGLKSTLQVLDSIGLAYCGAGLSLEQAQRPTIIERNGYRVAFLGYSLTFPEEFWATPTSGGTNYPRNLPANIAHANSLADLIVVTFHWGAEGSNYPKDYQKHFAHLAIDCGADLVIGHHPHVLQGLEIYKNRLIAYSLGNFSFSSYSRRSTESMILKVHLTKKGLLFAKIIPVSVDNYEVAFQPKVLRGRRANLILDHLKEFSQPLNSINIIDDRGYIWGRELSRGDSLMVQQLIAPQPGALQNE encoded by the coding sequence TTGCGATCCCACATACAGAACAAAGCCTTCATAGTCTTGTTGTTCTTGATCGGATGTTCAATAATCGGCTGCACTCGGCAAAAGCAATTAAATCACCGATCGAATCATGATGAAAAAGGTCCGCTCGCATTGTTATCCGATACGACAGCCTCGCGACGGATGCCTTTAGAGGTCCGAAACTTTTCATCGGCTGTCTCAATCGCGGCAGTGGGCGACATCATGCTGGCCAATTACACCAGTCAGTACATTCATATACACGGCCTGGATTATCCGTTCGATAGCACCCGATCGGTTCTCTTGGCAGCAGATATTGCTTTTGGCAACTTAGAAGCACCGTTCACCGAGACTGGCACGAAATTCGAGAAGACCTTCAATTTCAAAGTGCCACCCAAATTCGCACCGAGCCTGATCCATGCCGGGTTCGATGTCGTCACATTGGCCAACAATCACATTCTTGATTATGGGATGGAAGGCTTGAAGAGCACCTTACAAGTGCTCGACTCGATCGGTTTGGCCTATTGCGGCGCTGGGCTCAGCCTGGAGCAGGCGCAACGGCCAACTATCATCGAACGTAATGGTTATCGCGTGGCATTTCTGGGGTATTCGCTGACCTTCCCAGAAGAATTTTGGGCCACTCCAACCAGCGGCGGCACCAATTATCCCAGAAATTTGCCTGCCAATATCGCTCATGCCAATTCACTGGCCGATCTGATCGTGGTGACCTTCCATTGGGGAGCTGAGGGGAGCAATTATCCCAAGGATTATCAAAAACACTTCGCCCATTTAGCCATCGATTGTGGGGCCGACTTGGTGATTGGACATCATCCCCACGTATTACAGGGACTGGAGATTTATAAAAATCGGTTGATCGCCTACTCTTTGGGCAATTTCAGTTTTTCGTCCTATAGTCGGCGTTCGACCGAAAGCATGATCCTGAAAGTTCATCTCACCAAAAAGGGCCTGCTATTTGCCAAAATTATCCCAGTCAGCGTCGATAATTATGAGGTTGCATTTCAGCCAAAAGTGCTCCGGGGCCGTCGCGCCAATCTTATCCTTGACCATTTAAAAGAATTCTCTCAGCCACTCAATTCAATTAACATCATTGATGATCGCGGATATATTTGGGGGAGAGAGTTGTCGCGGGGCGATAGTTTGATGGTTCAACAATTGATCGCCCCTCAGCCCGGCGCACTTCAGAATGAATAA
- a CDS encoding phosphatidate cytidylyltransferase, protein MSFKKLGYRVLVAIFGIPIIVTLTLLGGLPFVGLVLLINLLAQYEFYQLTERKQMHPLKWLGSIGTVLITLSFFYFGIDTLWLIIAGLFYVTLLIELFRNHGSATYNIAATTWGFFYPSIFFGFNILIRELPRSLGVEYAAGGRWILLMLITIWICDTAAYFIGSAWGRHKLYQRISPHKTIEGAVAGFIFAIITAYVCHQLLIKEFHLIHSLVIGLLVGVMSQIGDLVESVFKRDAGVKDTSGILPGHGGFLDRFDAPLFMAPLIYLYLRFVVF, encoded by the coding sequence TTGTCGTTCAAAAAATTAGGCTATCGGGTTCTAGTGGCCATTTTTGGCATCCCGATCATCGTTACCTTAACTCTCTTGGGCGGTTTACCATTTGTAGGACTGGTACTGCTCATTAATCTTCTTGCACAATACGAATTTTACCAATTGACAGAGCGAAAACAGATGCATCCTCTCAAGTGGTTAGGATCGATCGGAACGGTGCTAATCACTCTTTCTTTCTTCTATTTTGGGATCGACACGCTCTGGCTCATCATCGCGGGACTGTTCTATGTCACCTTGCTTATTGAATTGTTTCGCAATCATGGTTCAGCGACCTATAATATCGCTGCAACAACCTGGGGATTTTTCTATCCCAGCATATTTTTTGGATTCAATATTCTGATCCGAGAGTTGCCGCGTTCATTGGGAGTTGAATATGCCGCTGGTGGTCGATGGATCCTATTGATGCTAATTACCATTTGGATCTGCGATACCGCCGCTTACTTCATTGGATCGGCCTGGGGGCGACATAAGCTTTACCAGCGTATCAGTCCGCACAAGACCATCGAAGGCGCTGTGGCCGGATTCATCTTCGCGATCATAACCGCTTATGTCTGCCATCAGCTTCTCATTAAAGAGTTCCATCTGATTCATAGCCTGGTTATTGGCCTCCTGGTCGGTGTTATGAGCCAAATCGGCGACTTGGTCGAATCGGTTTTCAAACGAGATGCTGGAGTGAAAGACACGTCCGGGATTCTACCAGGTCACGGCGGTTTTCTGGATCGCTTTGATGCCCCTTTGTTCATGGCTCCGCTGATTTATCTTTACCTTCGTTTCGTCGTGTTTTAA
- a CDS encoding septal ring lytic transglycosylase RlpA family protein, which translates to MSERPGKPLQLHQKKFETGYASYYSMSMKGNKTASGERYDPYQLTAAHPSLPFGTIVRVTNLFNNESVVVRINDRGPKEKSRIIDLSYAAAQKLDMISAGIVQVAIEVLSLPEQNK; encoded by the coding sequence ATGTCCGAACGCCCTGGGAAGCCGCTCCAACTCCATCAAAAGAAATTTGAAACTGGGTATGCTTCTTATTATTCCATGAGCATGAAGGGCAACAAAACCGCCAGTGGTGAGCGTTATGACCCATATCAATTAACAGCCGCCCATCCTTCGTTGCCGTTTGGTACCATCGTGCGGGTGACCAACTTGTTCAATAACGAGTCAGTTGTCGTTCGAATTAACGACCGAGGACCAAAGGAGAAATCACGCATCATCGATTTATCCTACGCCGCAGCTCAAAAACTGGACATGATCTCTGCCGGCATCGTCCAGGTGGCAATCGAAGTCCTATCTCTCCCTGAACAGAACAAATAG